From Salvelinus fontinalis isolate EN_2023a chromosome 30, ASM2944872v1, whole genome shotgun sequence, one genomic window encodes:
- the ndufaf8 gene encoding NADH dehydrogenase [ubiquinone] 1 alpha subcomplex assembly factor 8: protein MSGTNVWTRSRERMRRFPELFAQCSGEAAAYGKCVTATTTGRQELRKDLCGKEFDALKTCFVTAAKKGVK, encoded by the exons ATGTCGGGGACAAATGTGTGGACTCGTAGTCGGGAGAGGATGAGACGGTTCCCAGAGCTGTTTGCCCAGTGTTCTGGTGAG GCTGCAGCTTATGGGAAGTGTGTGACAGCTACTACCACAGGCAGACAGGAGCTGAGAAAGGACCTGTGTGGTAAAGAGTTTGATGCTCTGAAGACTTGCTTTGTTACAGCA GCCAAGAAGGGAGTGAAGTAG
- the LOC129828907 gene encoding AP-4 complex accessory subunit tepsin-like, which translates to MKDHLARFTSFQCQPKDSTVCILYPPGRVEISQESTGCGQFLLEYLLKRLEVESCHVKIKVLKIFVHLCGHGSPHFLTELRRNSTFIQQASVYSGPPDPIHGIALYQKVRATAQDIVRLLFSGTASPQSSKLAMPNMGEYIILLLFHVLHVYLTFTC; encoded by the exons ATGAAAGATCATTTAGCAAGATTCACCTCTTTTCAATGTCAACCCAAAGACAGTACAGTTTGCATCCTTTACCCTCCTGGCCGTGTAGAAATCTCCCAGGAGTCCACTGGGTGTGGTCAGTTCCTGTTGGAGTACCTGTTGAAGAGGCTGGAGGTAGAATCCTGCCATGTCAAAATAAAG GTTCTGAAGATCTTCGTCCATCTCTGTGGCCACGGATCGCCTCACTTTCTGACAGAACTTAGACGGAACTCCACCTTCATCCAGCAGGCCTCAG TTTACAGCGGTCCCCCTGATCCCATCCATGGCATTGCTCTGTATCAGAAAGTGAGGGCCACAGCACAG GACATAGTCAGGTTACTTTTCTCAGGCACAGCCTCTCCCCAGAGCAGCAAACTAGCCATGCCCAACATGGGTGAGTACATTATATTGTTGTTATTCCATGTTCTGCATGTCTACCTTacatttacatgttag